A region of Rhizobium binae DNA encodes the following proteins:
- a CDS encoding heavy metal translocating P-type ATPase — MTAASKIEKLTSLPIPTEFGIEGMSCASCVARVERAIKAVPGVDAASVNLATERATVTFKDTVDATAVLQAIEGAGYEARIDTLEMVVEGMTCASCVSRVERALKAVPGVVDAAVNLATEKATVRYAAGTASVRALESAIRTAGYEPRSEIQTHQSAAADRRDVEMRSLAVRLVLSAILTLPLFVIEMGSHFIPGVHELVMDTIGMRESLYLQFALATVVLFGPGLAFFRKGVPNLLRLAPDMNSLVVLGTTAAWAYSAVATFVPAALPPGTVNVYYEAAAVIVTLILLGRYLEARAKGKTSQAIRRLLGLQAKTAFVERAGKFEEVSIEEVVVGDVIRIRPGEKVPVDGTVVSGNSYVDEAMITGEPVPVAKSVGSDVVGGTINKMGSFTFRATKVGADTVLAQIVRMVEAAQGAKLPIQALVDRVTSWFVPAVILAALLTFGAWMILGPTPALSFALVNAVAVLIIACPCAMGLATPTSIMVGTGRAAELGILFRRGEALQSLREARIVALDKTGTLTKGEPELTDIRVAEGFRREEVLAWVASIEALSEHPIAEAIVKAAEAEGLALGGVEGFEASPGYGVKGSVAGRSLLVGADRALVRAGVSVEGFAPLAEELSSKGGSPIYVAVDGKLAAIVAVSDPVKETTPEAIRSLHALGLEVAMITGDNRRTAEAVAAQLGIDRVIAEVRPEGKVEAVKRLREGGKVAFVGDGINDAPALTQADVGLAVGTGTDVAIESADVVLMSGDLTGVVRAVGLSRATIRNIKQNLFWAFVYNAGLVPVAAGLLYPVNGTLLSPVFAAGAMAMSSVFVLCNALRLRRIQP; from the coding sequence ATGACTGCAGCTTCCAAGATCGAGAAATTGACCTCGTTACCCATTCCGACCGAGTTCGGGATCGAGGGCATGTCGTGCGCGTCGTGCGTGGCCAGAGTGGAACGGGCAATCAAGGCCGTTCCCGGCGTCGACGCGGCGTCGGTGAACCTCGCCACTGAACGTGCGACGGTGACATTCAAGGACACGGTGGACGCGACCGCTGTCCTGCAAGCCATAGAAGGCGCCGGTTACGAGGCCCGGATCGACACTCTCGAGATGGTTGTCGAGGGCATGACCTGTGCCTCGTGTGTATCCCGTGTCGAGCGTGCTCTGAAGGCCGTGCCTGGCGTGGTCGACGCGGCCGTCAATCTGGCGACCGAGAAGGCGACGGTTCGCTACGCGGCGGGTACGGCGTCCGTCCGCGCATTGGAGAGCGCCATCCGAACAGCCGGATACGAGCCCAGATCCGAAATCCAGACGCATCAGTCCGCGGCCGCCGACCGCCGCGACGTCGAGATGCGTTCGCTCGCGGTCCGACTTGTCTTATCCGCCATTCTCACCCTGCCGCTGTTCGTGATCGAAATGGGCTCGCACTTCATCCCGGGCGTCCACGAGCTCGTCATGGACACTATCGGGATGCGGGAGAGCCTGTACCTGCAGTTCGCGCTGGCAACCGTCGTCCTGTTCGGGCCTGGTCTGGCGTTCTTTCGGAAGGGCGTTCCCAATCTCCTCCGGCTGGCTCCCGACATGAACTCGCTGGTAGTGCTCGGGACCACCGCGGCCTGGGCCTATTCCGCCGTGGCGACATTCGTCCCGGCCGCCCTGCCTCCAGGAACTGTGAACGTCTATTACGAGGCGGCAGCCGTCATTGTGACCCTCATACTGCTCGGCCGCTATCTCGAGGCTCGCGCGAAGGGAAAGACGAGCCAGGCGATCAGGCGCCTGCTCGGCCTGCAGGCCAAGACTGCCTTCGTGGAGCGGGCCGGCAAATTCGAGGAAGTCTCGATCGAGGAGGTCGTGGTCGGGGACGTGATCCGCATCCGCCCCGGCGAGAAGGTTCCGGTGGACGGCACGGTGGTCTCCGGCAATTCGTACGTCGACGAGGCCATGATCACCGGGGAACCCGTCCCTGTAGCGAAGTCCGTTGGAAGCGATGTGGTCGGCGGCACGATCAACAAGATGGGCTCGTTCACATTCCGCGCGACGAAGGTCGGCGCCGACACGGTTCTCGCCCAGATCGTCCGTATGGTCGAGGCCGCGCAAGGGGCCAAGCTGCCGATCCAGGCTCTGGTGGACAGGGTGACAAGCTGGTTCGTTCCCGCTGTCATCCTCGCCGCGTTGCTGACGTTCGGCGCGTGGATGATCCTCGGACCCACCCCGGCCCTAAGCTTCGCGCTGGTCAACGCCGTGGCCGTCCTGATCATCGCCTGCCCCTGCGCGATGGGGCTCGCGACGCCGACGTCGATCATGGTCGGCACGGGCCGCGCGGCCGAGCTTGGGATCCTGTTTCGCAGGGGCGAAGCGCTGCAGAGCCTGCGTGAGGCCCGCATCGTCGCCCTGGACAAGACCGGAACGCTGACGAAAGGCGAGCCGGAGCTGACCGATATCCGGGTCGCCGAAGGCTTCCGGCGCGAGGAGGTGCTCGCCTGGGTCGCAAGCATCGAGGCGCTGTCGGAGCATCCGATCGCCGAAGCCATCGTGAAGGCCGCCGAGGCAGAGGGACTGGCGCTCGGCGGCGTGGAAGGATTCGAGGCGTCTCCGGGATATGGCGTGAAAGGATCCGTCGCCGGCCGGTCGCTGCTCGTCGGCGCGGATCGGGCGCTGGTTCGCGCGGGAGTGTCCGTGGAAGGTTTCGCCCCGCTCGCCGAGGAACTCTCCAGCAAGGGAGGATCGCCCATCTATGTCGCCGTTGACGGCAAGCTTGCGGCGATCGTGGCGGTATCAGACCCCGTCAAGGAGACGACGCCCGAAGCGATCAGGTCCCTGCATGCCCTTGGCCTCGAAGTGGCGATGATCACGGGAGACAACCGTCGCACCGCGGAGGCCGTCGCCGCCCAGCTCGGCATCGATAGGGTAATCGCGGAGGTGCGTCCGGAAGGCAAGGTTGAGGCCGTCAAGCGGCTGCGCGAAGGCGGCAAGGTCGCCTTTGTCGGCGATGGCATCAACGACGCCCCGGCCCTCACGCAGGCGGACGTGGGACTCGCCGTCGGCACAGGCACTGACGTCGCCATCGAGAGCGCCGATGTGGTGCTGATGTCCGGAGACCTCACCGGCGTCGTCAGGGCCGTCGGGCTGAGCCGCGCGACGATCCGCAACATCAAGCAGAACCTGTTCTGGGCGTTCGTCTACAACGCCGGCCTCGTGCCCG